A genomic stretch from Methylorubrum extorquens includes:
- the mch gene encoding N(5),N(10)-methenyltetrahydromethanopterin cyclohydrolase (Evidence 2a : Function from experimental evidences in other organisms; Product type e : enzyme), which produces MSSNTSAPSLNALAGPLVESLVADAAKLRLIVAQENGARTVDAGANARGSIEAGRRIAEICLGGLGTVTIAPIGPVASWPYTVVVHSADPVLACLGSQYAGWSLADEEGDSGFFALGSGPGRAVAVVEELYKELGYRDNATTTALVLESGSAPPASVVNKVAAATGLAPENVTFIYAPTQSLAGSTQVVARVLEVALHKAHTVGFDLHKILDGIGSAPLSPPHPDFIQAMGRTNDAIIYGGRVQLFVDADDADAKQLAEQIPSTTSADHGAPFAEIFSRVNGDFYKIDGALFSPAEAIVTSVKTGKSFRGGRLEPQLVDASFV; this is translated from the coding sequence ATGAGTTCCAACACGAGCGCGCCGAGCCTCAACGCCCTGGCCGGGCCGCTGGTCGAGAGCCTCGTCGCTGACGCGGCCAAGCTCCGGCTCATCGTCGCCCAGGAGAACGGCGCGCGCACCGTCGATGCCGGTGCCAACGCCCGCGGCTCGATCGAGGCCGGCCGGCGCATCGCCGAGATCTGCCTCGGCGGCCTCGGCACGGTGACGATCGCGCCGATCGGCCCGGTCGCCTCCTGGCCCTACACCGTCGTCGTCCACTCCGCCGATCCGGTCCTGGCCTGCCTCGGCTCGCAATATGCCGGTTGGAGCCTCGCCGACGAGGAGGGCGATTCCGGCTTCTTCGCCCTCGGCTCTGGCCCCGGCCGTGCGGTGGCCGTGGTGGAGGAGCTCTACAAGGAGCTCGGCTATCGCGACAACGCGACGACGACCGCGCTCGTCCTCGAATCCGGCAGCGCGCCGCCGGCCTCCGTGGTCAACAAGGTCGCCGCCGCCACCGGCCTCGCGCCGGAGAACGTCACCTTCATCTACGCCCCGACCCAGAGTCTCGCCGGTTCGACCCAGGTCGTCGCCCGCGTGCTGGAAGTGGCGCTGCACAAGGCCCACACCGTCGGTTTCGATCTGCACAAGATCCTCGACGGCATCGGCTCGGCCCCCCTCTCGCCGCCGCATCCGGACTTCATCCAGGCCATGGGCCGCACCAACGACGCCATCATCTATGGCGGCCGGGTGCAGCTCTTCGTCGATGCCGACGACGCGGATGCCAAGCAACTCGCCGAGCAGATCCCCTCCACCACCTCGGCCGATCACGGTGCGCCCTTCGCCGAGATCTTTTCGCGGGTGAACGGCGACTTCTACAAGATCGACGGCGCGCTGTTCTCGCCGGCCGAGGCCATCGTCACCTCGGTCAAGACCGGCAAGTCGTTCCGCGGCGGCCGGCTGGAGCCGCAGCTCGTGGACGCCTCGTTCGTCTGA